A section of the Phycisphaerae bacterium genome encodes:
- a CDS encoding universal stress protein, with protein MGSGTEHFDVAFMGMHEVAKSSGISLETKALVGRPAPHVVREAAAQGVDLIVMSIHGGDWYERLMSRAEAKWVLAYAPCAVAIVH; from the coding sequence ATGGGATCAGGCACCGAGCACTTTGACGTGGCATTCATGGGGATGCATGAGGTCGCGAAGTCCAGTGGTATCTCCTTAGAAACCAAGGCCCTCGTCGGTCGCCCGGCCCCCCACGTCGTTCGTGAAGCGGCGGCGCAGGGAGTTGATCTGATCGTCATGTCGATTCATGGCGGTGATTGGTACGAGCGATTGATGTCCCGCGCTGAAGCGAAGTGGGTGCTGGCCTATGCCCCGTGTGCCGTGGCCATTGTGCATTAG